Proteins encoded together in one Mus musculus strain C57BL/6J chromosome 16, GRCm38.p6 C57BL/6J window:
- the Igll1 gene encoding immunoglobulin lambda-like polypeptide 1 precursor, which produces MKLRVGQTLGTIPRQCEVLLLLLLLGLVDGVHHILSPSSAERSRAVGPGASVGSNRPSLWALPGRLLFQIIPRGAGPRCSPHRLPSKPQFWYVFGGGTQLTILGQPKSDPLVTLFLPSLKNLQANKATLVCLVSEFYPGTLVVDWKVDGVPVTQGVETTQPSKQTNNKYMVSSYLTLISDQWMPHSRYSCRVTHEGNTVEKSVSPAECS; this is translated from the exons ATGAAGCTCAGAGTAGGACAGACTCTGGGCACTATCCCCAGGCAGTGTGAAgttctcctcctgctgctgctgttgggtCTAGTGGATGGTGTCCACCACATACTTTCCCCAAGCTCAGCAGAAAGGAGCAGAGCTGTGGGCCCTGGAGCTTCAGTGGGAAGCAACAGGCCTAGCCTATGGGCCCTTCCCGGCAG GCTCCTGTTCCAGATCATCCCACGGGGAGCAGGTCCCAGGTGCTCGCCCCATAGGCTTCCATCTAAGCCCCAGTTTTGGTATGTCTTTGGTGGTGGGACCCAGCTCACAATCCTAG GTCAGCCCAAGTCTGACCCCTTGGTCACTCTGTTCCTGCCTTCCTTAAAGAATCTTCaggccaacaaggccacactagTGTGTTTGGTGAGCGAATTCTACCCAGGTACTTTGGTGGTGGACTGGAAGGTAGATGGGGTCCCTGTCACTCAGGGTGTAGAGACAACCCAACCCTCCAAACAGACCAACAACAAATACATGGTCAGCAGCTACCTGACACTGATATCTGACCAGTGGATGCCTCACAGTAGATACAGCTGCCGGGTCACTCATGAAGGAAACACTGTGGAGAAGAGTGTGTCACCTGCTGAGTGTTCTTAG
- the Vpreb1 gene encoding immunoglobulin iota chain precursor: MAWTSVLLMLLAYLTGCGPQPMVHQPPLASSSLGATIRLSCTLSNDHNIGIYSIYWYQQRPGHPPRFLLRYFSHSDKHQGPDIPPRFSGSKDTTRNLGYLSISELQPEDEAVYYCAVGLRSQEKKRMEREWEGEKSYTDLGS, translated from the exons ATGGCCTGGACGTCTGTCCTGCTCATGCTGCTGGCCTATCTCACAG GTTGTGGCCCTCAGCCCATGGTGCATCAGCCACCATTAGCATCTTCTTCCCTTGGAGCCACCATCCGCCTCTCCTGTACCCTGAGCAACGACCATAACATTGGCATTTACAGCATTTACTGGTACCAGCAGAGGCCGGGCCACCCTCCCAGGTTCCTGCTGAGATACTTCTCACACTCAGACAAGCACCAGGGTCCCGATATCCCACCTCGCTTCTCCGGGTCCAAAGATACGACCAGGAACCTGGGGTATCTGAGCATCTCTGAACTGCAGCCTGAGGACGAGGCTGTGTATTACTGTGCCGTGGGGCTCCGGAGCCAGGAAAAGAAGAGGAtggagagggagtgggaaggaGAAAAGTCGTATACAGATTTGGGATCTTAG